In Carbonactinospora thermoautotrophica, the genomic stretch AGGAGGTAGGCCAGGAGATTTCCCGCCTCCAAGCGGAGCAACCAAGCCTTTTTCGGCAGAGTTCTTGTCATCAACAGCTTCGCTTGGGCGTAGGCCTGGTTCAGGAGTTGCGGGTTTCCCCGCGGGTTGTGTGGTTGCGCAGCGTGTCCGTCGACGAGTAGCTCGTACGCACGGCGCATCCCCGCCCAGGCGTGGAAGGCGGTGAGCGGGCGGATCGGTTTCTCCTCGGGCAGCACGCTCTCCAACAACGGCCACAGGGTCCGATCCGCGGCGAGCGCCGCATCGACCTGACCACTCAAGTGCGCCTGGTGAAGAGCGGCGACGACTGGGCGATCCTCGGCGGGAACCAGGTCGCCGAGGTCATCAAGGGCGCTCCAACCTCCGTCGCGCAGTGCGGCCAGTGCGCTCCAAAGGTCGTGCCCGTCCGGTTCCGGGGGAACCTCATCTCCTTCCAGCAAGGCCCGGCGTCTCTGCTCGTCCGACCAGCCGAGGCGGGCGAGAGCGTCGTCGTCGAGTTTCCCTGGAGACAGCCGGGCCAGCAGGTAGTCCCTTCTCGTGCTCTCCAGTTCGTGGATGAGTTCCGTCACATCGCCCTGGATGATCCTCTGATCGATGAGGTCGTCGACGAAGGGCAGCGGAGCCGTGGCCAGGATGGAGCGAAGGTAAGTCTCGTCGATCCGCCGGACGCCAAAGGCGAGCGCGCTTACCTGACGGTGCAGGAGCCAGGCCGGTCCGTCGAACTCAGGATCCGACGCCACTTGCCACGGTTCGTCCTTCCCCTCGGCCAGATGACGGGCGCGGGCTATCAGATTCGCGGGCAGCACCGGCAGTCCGGCCCGCGTGGCTCGGAGGAGCGCGGCCAGCGCACCGATGCTGTCCTCGGCTTCGGCGGCGTACGCCACGAACGCGTCCGGCAGATCCGGGACAGGCCGTCCTTCGGCGGCCGCTTCCAGGGCGTCGGCGTTCGGCCCGCTGTTCACCAGGGCGAGCAGCGCTCGGGCGGCCGCGCACACGTGTGCGATGGCTTCCGGGGTGACGACACCCAGGTGTCGCCACACTGCGGCGTCCCGCTCGGCTCCCGCGTCCGGCCGTCCGTCGCGGGACGCCGCGGCCGCGTCAGGTGTCGCCCCAGACGCCGAGGCTGACCCTCTAGTTCCCGCGATCGCGGCCCTACGCGCAGCCCGTTGCCGTCGGCGCTCCCGCTCGGCCTCTATGGCTGCTCTACGGGCATCGAGTTGCACGTGTCCACCCCCGACTAAGAACCCCCTCGCCGGTGCCTCGCCCGGCGAAGAAATGAAAAACCTGTTTGCACAAGGCGCTTGGTCCAGTCCTGGAAAGGCGAAGATCGATCCCCGTGGTGGTCCTTGGAACGGCCAGACACCTGGTACGGCGCCTATCGTGCCAGGCCTCCAGCAGGCATGCCGCATGATGTTCGGCTATTCGTTCTGCTATTCGCCGCTTGGGCCTGGGTAACCGTGTTTTCGTACTGGTCTCCACTGGTCATCCGACGGGCAAAAGGCTCGATATCTCTGATATCAGACTGAATCCGGTAAGAATCAGTGAGATATGGGATTCGTAGCGGAACAGGTAAAGCCCTTCAGCACCTTCGAACCCCGAATAAAGCTGAAGCGCCAAGTGCAACGACACACCGTCTACCGCCAAATGGTCCGGCCCGGACCAGGGCACACGCCCGGCCGCTCACGGCAACAACGGGCTGGGCCGGTCGCCGTGGGTCACCAGCAGCGACTCCCGGGCTCGGGTGCAGGCGACGAAGAGCAGGCACCGCTCCCGCTGCAGGTCCTGGGCGTGCTGGAGCTGGTCCTCCTCGGCGGGTGTGACCGCCTTCGGGGCGGGGACGGTGCCGTCGGAGACGTCGACCACGGCGACGCAGCGGAACTCCAGCCCCTTCATCCGGTGCATCGTGCCGACGCGTACCGCCTCGCGGTCGGGGGTGTCCGCGGCCGAGCCGATCCTCACCGCGGCGTGCCCCGCCTGCTCCAGCGCGGTGATCACCCGGTCCGCCGTCCAGCCGGCCCGGGTGGCCACGCCGACCGCCTCCGGCTCCACCCCGTCGGCGAGCCACCGGCCTACCCGGTTGACGACGGCCTTCAACTGCCCGTCGAGGTCGGGCGCGGCGACCACCTCGGGCCGGCGGCCGTGGACCGGGGAGTGGTAGCCGTCGAGCGTGTCCACCCCGTCGTCGAGGTCGTCGACGCGTTCGCCGGTGAGGATGCGCACCGCCCAGTCGAGGATCTCCTGCGTGGTGCGGTAGCTCACCGTCAGCCGGTGCGACCGGCCCGCGGTGCTGATCCCCAGCCGGGCGAGGGAGACCCGGTTGTCGTAGATCCGCTGGTGGGGGTCGCCGGTGATGAACAGGTCGTCCGGGCCGGTCGGGACCACCGCGCGCAGCAGACGCCACTGCGCGGGATGAAGGTCCTGCGCCTCGTCGACCACCACGTGGGCGTACGGCTTGTCGGCCCGCTGTGCCCAGGCCCGGGCCGCCTCGGCGCAGACCTGCAGGTGGGTGGATTGGCCGTGCAGCAGCTCGGTGAACGCCGACACCGCCTGCCACACCCGAGCCCGCTGCACCGGGCCGAGCGGTCTGCCCCGACCGGCGCGGGACGTGGCGAGGTACTCCTCGGCGGTACGTGCGTCGTGGGCGAGGATCACCTGCCGCCACTCCTGGGCCAGGAAACGGGGGGTGAACGGCGCCTCGGTCTCCTCGACCACCCGCGTCCACAGCTCGTCCTCCGCCTGTGCGGAGAGGATCCGCGGCTGTTCGCCGGTGGCCTCCACGTACAGCCGGTGGGCCACCCGGTCGACGTTGAGCACCTCGATCCGCTCGCGCACGGCCGGGTCGTCCACGAGCAGGCCGATGAGCTCCTCCAGCGTGGCGGCGAGGTTGCGGGTGAAGGTGGTCAGCAGCACCAGGCCGGGCCGGCCCTCGCGGGCCAGGCGCTCGGCCAGGTGCTTGGCGCGGTGGAGCGCCACCACCGTCTTGCCGGTGCCGGCGCCGCCGGTCACCTTGGCCGGGCCGGAGTAGGAGGGCCGGTAGGCCACCTTCTCCTGTCTGGGGTGGAGGAAGACCCGCCACAGCGCGATCGGCCGGTCGAAGAAGGCCAGCAGCTCCTCGGGCCCGTCGACCAGTGCGATCCGCCCCTGGGAGCGTTCCATGGCGGTGACCAGGT encodes the following:
- a CDS encoding UvrD-helicase domain-containing protein — its product is MATLAVSRDFFADYSKLEKSVQRAVDEVFGKFAEHTHAGLHLEKLTGAKDPRIRTIRITRFWRGVVLTPERGDVYCLLRVLPHDEANDYACSRRFSVNQAVGVLEVRNEAGMESFSAALESAAASQQRGLLDHVSDADLRRLGIDEQVLALARLIRNEAQLDALGALIPEPQYLVLTGLASGMTPEEVWQELAGTFLAENTKPEKVDPDDLVTAMERSQGRIALVDGPEELLAFFDRPIALWRVFLHPRQEKVAYRPSYSGPAKVTGGAGTGKTVVALHRAKHLAERLAREGRPGLVLLTTFTRNLAATLEELIGLLVDDPAVRERIEVLNVDRVAHRLYVEATGEQPRILSAQAEDELWTRVVEETEAPFTPRFLAQEWRQVILAHDARTAEEYLATSRAGRGRPLGPVQRARVWQAVSAFTELLHGQSTHLQVCAEAARAWAQRADKPYAHVVVDEAQDLHPAQWRLLRAVVPTGPDDLFITGDPHQRIYDNRVSLARLGISTAGRSHRLTVSYRTTQEILDWAVRILTGERVDDLDDGVDTLDGYHSPVHGRRPEVVAAPDLDGQLKAVVNRVGRWLADGVEPEAVGVATRAGWTADRVITALEQAGHAAVRIGSAADTPDREAVRVGTMHRMKGLEFRCVAVVDVSDGTVPAPKAVTPAEEDQLQHAQDLQRERCLLFVACTRARESLLVTHGDRPSPLLP